From a region of the Aeoliella mucimassa genome:
- a CDS encoding SulP family inorganic anion transporter, which translates to MLDLFRSQPKNLKNELLSGLTVAIALMPEAIAFAFVAGVSPIIGLYSAFFIGLICAVLGGRPGMISGATGAMAVVVVGLVAIHGIEYLFPTVILCGLLQLLVGVARLGVLIRMVPHSVMLGFVNGLAIVICMAQFGSFKTVSNVGNLEYMQGPALWIMLGLVLLTMIIIWVLPKLTKAVPASLAAILLVSAIGISANQMLPDHMAAENQKHVVMTVGDMLATNAKVSAANAVLADEQPAAADSHGAAAIDAESLSTEQTAAITAAIEHIDPSTTSIRAGLPTLFFQTFSLPPMTLETLRIIFPFAVVLAAVGLIESLMTLTVIDEMTETQGNSNRECLGQGIANIVCGLFGGMGGCAMVGQSLINVESGGRGRTSGAFAACCLLTFVLFFSQWIEMIPMAALVGVMFMVVIGTFEWASLKLYRKVPLTDFLVMVIVTLYTAIVHDLASAVIIGVIVSSLAFAFKHAKNVDADVQFNEFGAKIYQLHGPLFFASVAQFKELFDPRNDPETVVIDFYYTRVYDHSGMEAIHAIAARYEQLGKTVHLTHLSPACREMLAKAKDLVHVSLSDEPQFHVSTERLQGQAVEG; encoded by the coding sequence ATGCTTGATTTATTTCGCTCGCAGCCGAAGAACCTGAAGAATGAATTGCTCTCGGGCCTGACGGTCGCCATTGCCCTGATGCCCGAAGCCATTGCGTTTGCGTTTGTCGCGGGTGTGTCGCCGATCATTGGTTTGTACTCCGCGTTTTTTATCGGACTCATCTGCGCAGTGCTGGGTGGTCGCCCGGGGATGATCTCGGGCGCGACCGGAGCGATGGCCGTGGTGGTGGTCGGACTCGTCGCGATCCATGGCATCGAGTACTTGTTTCCCACGGTCATTCTCTGCGGTCTGCTGCAACTGCTAGTCGGCGTCGCTCGACTCGGCGTATTGATTCGCATGGTGCCACACTCGGTGATGCTCGGCTTCGTCAACGGCCTGGCCATCGTCATTTGCATGGCCCAGTTCGGTAGCTTCAAAACCGTGAGCAACGTCGGCAACCTCGAGTACATGCAAGGCCCGGCCCTGTGGATCATGCTCGGTCTGGTGCTGCTTACCATGATCATCATCTGGGTGCTGCCGAAACTCACCAAGGCGGTGCCGGCGTCGCTGGCGGCCATCCTGCTGGTGTCGGCCATTGGTATCAGCGCCAACCAGATGCTTCCCGACCACATGGCGGCCGAGAACCAAAAGCACGTGGTGATGACCGTTGGCGACATGCTGGCGACCAATGCCAAGGTATCGGCAGCCAACGCGGTACTCGCTGACGAGCAGCCAGCGGCGGCCGACTCGCACGGAGCCGCTGCCATCGATGCCGAATCGCTCAGCACCGAGCAAACCGCCGCGATCACCGCGGCGATCGAGCACATCGACCCCAGCACCACCAGCATTCGCGCAGGGCTGCCGACACTGTTTTTCCAAACGTTCAGCCTGCCGCCGATGACACTCGAAACGCTTCGCATCATTTTTCCCTTCGCGGTCGTCCTGGCGGCAGTCGGTTTGATCGAGTCGCTGATGACGCTGACCGTGATCGACGAAATGACCGAAACCCAAGGCAACAGCAACCGCGAATGCCTGGGCCAAGGCATCGCGAACATCGTGTGCGGGCTGTTCGGCGGCATGGGGGGTTGTGCGATGGTCGGGCAGTCGCTCATTAATGTTGAGTCGGGCGGGCGAGGGCGAACCTCCGGGGCGTTTGCCGCTTGCTGTTTGTTGACGTTTGTCCTGTTCTTCTCGCAGTGGATTGAGATGATTCCCATGGCCGCGCTCGTCGGCGTGATGTTCATGGTCGTGATCGGCACCTTCGAGTGGGCGTCGCTCAAGTTGTATCGCAAGGTACCGCTCACCGACTTCCTGGTGATGGTGATCGTGACGCTCTACACCGCGATTGTGCACGACCTGGCGTCGGCCGTGATCATCGGCGTGATCGTCTCGTCGCTGGCGTTTGCCTTTAAGCACGCGAAGAACGTGGATGCCGATGTGCAGTTCAACGAGTTCGGTGCCAAGATCTATCAGCTGCATGGGCCGCTGTTTTTCGCCTCGGTCGCGCAGTTCAAAGAGCTGTTCGACCCGCGCAACGACCCCGAAACAGTCGTCATCGACTTCTACTACACCCGTGTGTACGACCACTCGGGCATGGAGGCGATTCACGCGATCGCCGCACGGTACGAGCAGCTCGGCAAGACCGTGCACCTTACGCACCTGAGCCCTGCGTGCCGGGAGATGCTGGCCAAGGCGAAGGACCTGGTGCACGTGTCGCTGTCGGACGAACCGCAGTTCCACGTTTCCACCGAGCGACTCCAAGGGCAAGCCGTCGAGGGTTAG
- a CDS encoding putative glycoside hydrolase has translation MRYLFRGLLFPLCLLLVTVLLPATAKPSHADEGYPEFDWNHVPLYAHLGIGKGLEPKQYEFLADHFSLITFTGGNLRNAPVEPNIAAAAKAIKLRNPKAKVLFYWASDMPKHQWQLSNATFPSGGYLHAKKGGRDTRQFDVRRQDVQDWWSDIAGKAVHDYECDGIFVDGLTAGSPRGPWSRLFGAEQAAAMDQGVFAMLDQARDKMGPGKLILFNPLHGYDQKHPGLGEQYLPVTDGAMVDDFDRGANVRQQSPEYLANTIETMRKAANDGNIVVFKAWPGFTWWSDKELMQKPHAEQYQVACDNITFPLACFLVGAEQHCYFCYTWGWLGEYGTFDWYPEFDHPLGAPRARPHAKAGPSTASSNTQR, from the coding sequence ATGCGATACCTTTTCCGCGGCTTGCTTTTCCCGCTGTGCTTGTTGCTCGTTACCGTTCTGCTGCCGGCGACCGCCAAGCCGAGCCATGCCGACGAGGGGTACCCTGAGTTCGACTGGAATCACGTACCGCTCTACGCCCACCTCGGCATCGGCAAAGGGCTCGAGCCGAAGCAATACGAGTTTCTGGCCGATCACTTTTCGCTGATTACGTTTACCGGCGGCAACTTGCGTAACGCCCCGGTCGAGCCGAACATCGCCGCGGCCGCCAAGGCAATCAAGCTGCGCAACCCAAAGGCCAAGGTGCTGTTCTATTGGGCGTCGGACATGCCGAAGCATCAATGGCAGTTGTCGAACGCCACGTTCCCCTCGGGTGGTTACCTGCACGCGAAAAAGGGAGGACGCGACACCCGGCAGTTCGATGTCCGTCGGCAAGACGTGCAAGACTGGTGGTCCGATATCGCCGGCAAAGCGGTACACGACTACGAGTGCGACGGCATCTTTGTCGATGGTCTCACCGCCGGATCGCCGCGGGGGCCGTGGAGTCGGTTGTTTGGTGCCGAGCAAGCCGCCGCGATGGACCAAGGCGTCTTTGCCATGCTCGACCAGGCACGCGATAAAATGGGGCCCGGCAAACTCATTCTTTTCAACCCACTGCACGGGTACGACCAAAAACACCCAGGCCTCGGCGAGCAGTACTTGCCGGTTACCGACGGGGCGATGGTCGACGACTTCGACCGCGGGGCCAACGTTCGTCAACAAAGCCCCGAGTACCTGGCCAACACGATCGAAACCATGCGCAAGGCGGCCAACGATGGCAACATCGTCGTCTTCAAAGCCTGGCCTGGCTTTACCTGGTGGAGCGATAAAGAGCTGATGCAGAAGCCTCACGCAGAGCAGTACCAGGTCGCCTGTGACAATATCACGTTTCCGCTCGCCTGTTTCCTGGTCGGCGCCGAGCAGCATTGCTACTTCTGCTATACCTGGGGTTGGCTCGGCGAGTACGGCACGTTCGACTGGTACCCGGAATTCGACCACCCGCTCGGTGCCCCCAGGGCCCGGCCACACGCCAAGGCTGGACCTTCCACCGCGAGTTCGAACACGCAGCGGTGA